Below is a genomic region from Isosphaeraceae bacterium EP7.
TTCGAGCCGAGTTCCCGCAGGATCGAGCCTTTTTGTTGTAGCGATCGAGCAAAGGCCGGTCACCGCTCTGCGGATGCGCGGAGGCGACTGGTAGTCCCATTTTTGGAACTTCGCAGTCGTTGGTCGTCAGGAGCTTTCAACGAGATTGACCGAAGAAGGGCCACGACTTGCGAATCGTAGCTTAGCGGATGTGGACCGAGGGTTAGAACGCCGCTCATCGGCTGCTGCGCGTACTACTGTCTTCGAAACCGCCCCATAGATCCCATTTTCGAACCCCCGCTTGAACGCCAACTTGACCCGACGATCCTCGCCCGAGTGGAAGGTCAGGATGGCGATTCGTCCACCAGGGCGCAGGCAGGATGGAAGAACACGAAGGAACGCATCCAGCGAACCAAACTCGTCGTTGACGGCAATCCTAATTGCCTGGAACGCGCGACGGACGGCTTCATCCGCAGCTGCTCCAGGAAGGAGGTCTCGACCTCGGAATGCGTTACGCACGGCCGCAGCCAATGATTGCGTCGTTGTCAGAGGTGCTCGCCCTTGGGCACGCAGAATCGCGCCTGCAACTTCGTGGGGCTGGGTTTCGTCCGCGTTCTCGACGAGAAGGCTGGCCAATTCGACGATTCCCCACTCAGCAAGCCGCTCGGAAGCAGGCTTGCCTTGTCTGGGATTCATCCTCATGTCGAGCGGACCTTCGGACTTGAACGTGAAGCCTCGTCCGGGGTCGTCGATTTGCATCGAGGAGAGGCCGAGATCGGCCAGAATGACGTCGACTCCGGCGGGCGCTTCGGCCGCAAGCACCTGGGCGATTCCGGCATAATTCGTCCGCCTGACGACGAGTGAATCTTCCGGGAACCCAAGGCCTCGTAGTCTAGCTTCGGTCACGGGCAGCTCGATCGGATCGATGTCGATTGCAATCAGCCGCCCGTTGGGCTGGACTGCGGCAAGCAATTCCTGAGAGTGCCCACCGTAACCCAGGGTGCAGTCAACCGCCGTTTCTCCGGGCCTCGGCGAGAGCACTTCCATGATCTCTCGAACAAGGATGGGCCGGTGGGTCCCGGCGGGCGTCCTGCCCCTCGCGAGGACCTTTGCCGCTTCATCGGTGTAAAGTTCCGGTCGAAGCTCTTTGTATTTTTCGTGGAACTGCCTGGGATTTTTGCCCGAATAGCGAGGCCGACGTCCGGGTTTGCTCGAGTCGGAGTCCGTCATCCGGGCAGGCCTCAAGTGCGTTCAGGCGAGTTCCGCCTTGATGGGTCGAACCGCCCCCTTTTCGCCGAGCAAATGGAGGCGGCATGGACCGTTCTGCACAAGCGTTCGAGCTTGTCAGGCGCCGAATTTCTGGAGTCGACCGGCATGCGCCAAGGCCAAGGGAATCAGGTCCTTTGCGAGAAATTGGCCCAAGCCTCCCTGCAGGCAAGGCCGCTCGCCGAACGTGGTGACGAAATCCGGCCGGACCCTCTCGGGTGCCCAGAGGAGGGTCGGAACCGGGTGGAAGCTGTGCGACTTCATCCGGCTTGGGGTCGAGTGGTCTCCAGTCACGATCAAGACGTCGGGGTTGAGGGCCCGGAGTTGCGGGATTTCCGCGTCGAGTGCCTCGATCATCGCGACCTTGCGGGCGAAGTCGCCGTCTTCACCGGTGCTGTCGGTATACTTGTAGTGGATGAAGAAGAAGTCATACTTCTCCCAATTCTCTCGCGCCACCTCGAATTGGTCGGCCAGTGTCTTGCCCGGTTCGACGACCGTCATGCCCACGAGTCGCGCCAGGCCTCGATACATCGGATAGACAGCGATCGCCACCGACTTCAGGCCGTAAACGGCCTCCATTGTCTCGATCTTGGGGAAGGTGGCGAAACCGCGGAGCATCAGGAAGTTCGCCGGGTGCTCGTCCTTCAAAATTTCCTTGGCCTGCCTGAGGAATTCCGCGGCGATCGCAGCCGTCTTTTCCGAGGCCTTATCGCCGGCCAGCGGCTCCAGGGTCTGCAAGCCTGCAGTCAGCGGGTCAGTATCCGCAACATTGTCCGACAGGCCATCGGCGCGGAAACGGACGACCAGGCGATATTCCCTCACCGGTTCGACCAGGACCTCAACGCCCTCGATCGCCACACCGGCTCGAAGCTTGGCAACGAGTTGTTCGCAGACCTCGGTCGGAATGCGACCGGCCCGTCGGTCCGTGACCCGGCCTTCGGCGTCGATCGTGCAGAAGTTGCCGCGGATCGCCACGTCGCGTGGGCCGACCTCGACACCGATGCCCAACGCCTCAAGCACCCCGCGGCCGATATTATTCGTGAGGGGATCGTAGCCGAAGAGTCCCAGATGGCCCGGGCCGGAGCCGGGGGTAATCCCAGGCGCCACAGGGGTGCTCAGGCCGACGGTCCCCTCGGCTGCCAGGGCGTCCAGGTTCGGGGTCCGGGCCGCTTCCAACTCGGTTTTCCCGCCCGCTTCGATCGGAAGCCCGCCCAGGCCATCGGCCACGAGCATGACGATTTTACTTCCGTTAGACTCTCGAAGCTGGCGGATCAGGTCGTGCATCGACATGGGCAAGGGCTCGTAAAGCGTCGGGTCCGTCGTTGGCTCGTATTCTCACGGCTGCCTTAGCGCCGGTCAACCGAGCTTTCTAGGTGCGGGTTTCATCGATCCAGATGATCGATGGAGACTTCTCTTTCGCCTCCAATGCACTGGGCCTGCGATTCACACCTCTTGAGAGCCGATGGTTCTCCTGAACCTGAGTTGGCACCCCAGACGACGACCGCACCTGTCACTCGTGTACTTCGCCCGGGTAGCTCAAATTCCAGTCACGGCGCAGGGTATCCATCAGCTTCAGGACGCCAAGCGTATCGCCCAGTGGCATGCGATCGCTCTCCGTTATGCCTTCCCGCAGGCAACGCATCGCCTCGGCCGCCTCGTGGTGGTATCCGTTGCCGTTATCCGGCCGGAAAATCGTCCGGCTTTTCCCACCACGCCCTCTTGAAGCTAGGAGACGCTGCCCCAAGGCACTTTCCTTGACCGCGAGGAGGAGCTTTTGCTTGGTCGACAGTGCGGCGGGAAGCTCAGTAGGGGTCGGCGTCGCCGGCTTGCGGACGGTGATCGTCAAGCGGGTGGGGTGATAGAAAGGGGCGTGGATGCGTATCTCTCCGGTCGCCCCGGTGATCACCGCCTCGTTAGAAGTCATGGCGATGAGGGTCGAAGTGAGGACCGCGAGGGGCCCGTCAGCGTATTTCAGAACGATCCCCACGCTCCGATCCACTCCGCCGGCCGTCATCGTCGCTTGGCCGCTTACGGAGGAGGGATTGCCGAAAAGCTGATAGGCCAGCGAGAGTGGATAGATTCCGCGATCCAGCAAGCACCCGCCCGCGAGCGAGCGGTCGAACAGGCGGTCCTTCGGGTCGTAAGCTGCGGCGTAGCCGAAGTCGGCCGTCAGCAACTCCGGGCGGCCGATGGCTCCGTCAGAGATCAAAGCCTTCACCTCGGCGATGAGAGGCATGAACCGCATCCACATTGCTTCCATGCAGAAAAGGCCCTTGGAGCGGGCCAGGGCGATGACCGACCCGGCCTCGATCGCGCTCACCGCGAACGGCTTCTCGCACAGGACGGGCTTTCCGGCTTCCAGGACAAGCCGGCAGTCTCGTGCATGCCGGATGTGCGGGGTCGCGACGTAGATGATGTCGACTTCGGGATCGGCTGCCAGCGCCTCGTAGCTGCCGTGAACTTTGGGGATCCCGTATGCGTCCGCGAACAACTTTGCGGAGGACAGGTTGCGGGAACCGACGGCCATCAGCTCGGCGTCCGGGAGGACTGACAGGCCGCGGGCGAACTGCTGCGCAACGCGGCCGGTCGCCAAAATTCCCCAGCGGATTTTTTGTTTGGGCATGGTCGGTCATCGCATCTGTGTGAGGAACCGTCGTGCTCAGGCCAGCGGAAGAGGCTGCAGGGGCTCGAACGAGGTGGTGAGACGTACTGTGTCGCTGAGTTCGAGGGCGTGATGGATCGCCAGGGCGATCTCATTGTTGTGCAAGCAATAATCCATCGGAATTGGGCTAGGCTGCTTTGCCTCGATTGCCGCAGCCATCAACGCCGGGGCGCGACTGAACTCCATGGGGTGCGCCTTTCGGATCGGCGCCGGGATCCCACTCAGTCGGACGAGCGGATATTTTCGCCCGAATGGTGAGACGAGAAGCTTGCGGCGGATGCGGATCAACTTGCTTACCCGAACGGGCTCGCGATAATTCCAGGCGTGTTTGGTGGAGAGGATTCCCTCGTCGCCGAAGAACCGCAACCTCTGGTCCTCGGGAGCAATCAGGCTGCACGTCAGTCGGGCCACGGTCCCGGATGCAAACCGGATGCACGCAACGGAAAAATCCGGCGAGAGCTGATCGAGAGGCTCTCCCGGTGTCTTATCGGGGTAGAGACAAGACGAGAAGGCCGTGACCGAAGTGGCTGGCCCGAAAAATGCCGTCAGCCAATTTACGTAGTAGCCGGCGTGCTCGAGAGTACAGCCCACCTCGAACTCGTCCTTGTACGGCCAGGGAGTTCCCGAGCTGCTCTTCCAGTGCTGGTAGGGGGCCTTGAAGACCATCCCGTCGTCCATCTCGGCATAGACGAGCCTGACGTTGCCGACGACGTTCGCTCGAAGCGCGTGCCAGATCGACTGGGCCGTCTCACCCAGAATGCTCCCGGGCGCGCACGCGATCTGCACCCCGGTCTTCTCGGCAAGAACGACAAGTTCTCTGGCTTGATCGAACTCCATCGCGAGCGGCTTCTCGCTATAAACACTCTTTCCTGAGGTCAGGCAGGCCTTCGATATGGCATAATGATCGCGTGGATTCGTCAGATTCAGGACGAGGTCGATCGACCGATCATCAAGAATTTCGTCGAGCGAAGTGTAGACCCGCCCGACACTGTAAAAGGCCGCGAATCTCCGGCCTCGAGCGAGGTCGCGATCGAAGACCCCTTCCAGCTCTAACGACGGGTAGAGGCGTAGCGACTGCAGATAGAAATCCGCCACGAACCCGCAGCCGATGATCGCAATTTTCATAGATGCAGATCTGCCTGGATCAATCGATCAGACGACGTCGTCTCCCTCAGCACCGATTCGGGCGCTCCGAATCTCGTGCGGAAGGGGCCGGTTTCTTAAGCTCGTCGATCCTACTCGAACAGAGTTGCCAGTGCCAATCAAAGTCACGAATCCAAGCCGTGCTTTGCGGCTCATTTCGACTTCTAGATCGCGACAGGCTGCCGCCGAAGGAGATCTAGCTTATAAAATAAATATATAGAGAGGAACCAAGAGACTGAATCAGATAAAAGAATCGATCACCGACCTAAGAGCCATGGAATTCCCGGTGGGAGAATTCCAGAAGACTTATAAGTGGAGGATAGGGGATTTGAACCCCTGACCTCTTGCATGCCATGCAAGCGCTCTCCCAGCTGAGCTAATCCCCCTGTGGAGGACAGAATTTAATGCTCCAGGGTGTCAGTGTCAAGCGTCCTGTGGCCAGGATAGCGAAATTCCGCGAAGTTGCTCCGAGAGCTAGCATGGGGATGGATTCATGTTCCTTCTGACGAATGATGATGGGATCGATGCTCCGGGCCTGGCGGCACTCGAAGCGGCCGTCCTTGGGCTGGGGCCGGCCTCGGTGGTGGCGCCGGCCTCCGCATACTCGGGGTGCGGGCATGTGGTCACGACTCATGGGGCGATCGCATACGAGGGGAGAGGCGATGGACGGACGGCAGTCCATGGAACTCCGGCGGATTGTGTCAGGCTGGCACTCCATGGGCTGACGCGGGGAGTGACATGGATCCTTTCAGGGATCAATTCGGGCGGGAATCTTGGTGCCGACATCCATCATTCGGGGACCGTTGCGGCCGTGCGTGAAGGAGTCCTGCACGGAATCCCGGGGGTGGCCTTCTCTCATTATCTGGTGCGAGGGCGGACGGTCGACTGGGAACAGGCGTCGCGCTGGACGGCTCTCGTCCTGCAAACGCTGCGCTCGCGGCCCCCTGCTCCTGGAAGTTTCTGGAACGTCAATTTCCCGCACCCCGCGAGTCTCGATCCGGAACAGTCGATCCCCGAAATTGTCTTCTGCGAGGCCGATCCATCCCCGCTACCCCTGGATTATCTGATCGACGAGGGAAAAGCGTTCTATCGTGGAGATTATCACACGAGGCAGAGGCGGCCCGGGTTGGACGTGGATGTTTGCTTCGGAGGACGAATTGCGATCTCGAACGTCCTGGCTTTGGGGGCGGGTCCGGACACAACTGACCGGGATGGAGCGAGGGACTGAGTTCCGATCCGATCGAAAAACGGGCTGCCGGGGGACAATTCGCGGCCGCTTGTTCCATTCGATCTAGCTCGAAAGCGGGCCGCAAGCGGCCCGAGGCTTGATCGTCGGATCGTTTGAGGTAAAGTAGATCTCGTCAGGCACCCGTAGCTCAATTGGATAGAGTACCGGTCTTCGGAACCGAGGGTTGGGGGTTCAAATCCCTCCGGGTGCACTTGCGAGCCGTCAGTCTTTGGACTTCTGTCGCTGCGAGGATGAGCCATCCTTGTCGGCGATGAAGACCCGTTCGTGCGGGAAACGTTCGAAGAGCGTTTCCGGCTTGCTGAAGTTCGTCGAAAGGACCTGCGTAGGATTTCCCGCAATCCACGTCGAGAGGTCGATGGCCTGATAGTGACCGGTGTTGAAGCCGATCAGCACCCGGCAGGGCTTGCTCCCGACATTCTCGATCGAGTGGCCGTAGCCCTGCGGGATGTAGCCGACGTCGCCCTTGTCGAGGGTCTCGGTGCGGTAGCGTCCGTGTGAGCCGAACAGAGTTACCGAGACGTGGCCCTCGATGACGTACTGCCACTCATCGGCGTTTGGGTGCCAATGCAGCTCGCGGAGACCGCCCGGCTCGAGGTCGAGAATCACGCCGGTAACCGTCCTGGCGATCGGGAATCGGTCCTGACCGAGACGCCACTCACGGCCTCCCTTGTGGACCGAGTGCGGCTCCTGCGCGAGGAGTTGGAATTTATGACTCTCCGGCGGCGAGACCATGGCCCCCTGTAGGTTGGGGGGTGTGGATTCGTCGGGGATTGGACCTCTCGCGAAGTAAACCTCATCCGTCGGGAAGCCGTCGAAGGCCGATTCCGGGAGCCCGAAGTTCTTGGCCAGGAGCGTCTTGGGGACGTGTCCCAGCCAGTCGGTGATGCTGAATGTGCCGAACTCGGAGAAATAGCCGTTGTCGAAGATGAGGATGAAGTGACAGGGCTTTTCGCCAAGACACTGGAGCATATGGCCGTGGCCACGGGGGAAGTACCAGACGTCGCCAGGCTCGAACTCGTTCGTCTCGGAGTTCCCTTCGGGACTGATCGCAGTGGTCCTCACGCGGCCCTCGATGACGAAGGCCCACTCGGCGGCGGTGGCGTGCCAGTGCATCTCGCGCATCGCGCCAGGCTCGAGGCGCATTGAGACGCCGGCGAGGCCCTTGGAGATGGGGAGTTGCTTGACGGTCGCCTCCTTGCCGGAGGATCCGCCGATCACCTTCCCTTCGGACTTCTCGAGCTCAAATTTGAAGGTCGGCAGCTCTTTGCCGGCGAGGATCTCATCCGGCACGTTGTTCTGGAAACTGGTGTCACCGGCCTCGGCCTTCGATACGGCGGCCAGCAGGCTCGCCGCGGCCGCGGTCCCGAAAAATCCCCTTCTCGAGACTTCCGACATCGACCTTGCTCCTAGAGAGGTCTCTCCAGAGACGAGAATGGGCGGACTTCGATCGCGGAGGCCACCCCCGAGGTAAATGAACAGCATCCCCGCGCATCCACATCACCCGAGGCCAGGGTCGCCCTGGCGAAGTTTGGAATCCTCGCCAGGGTGATTGTCAGGAGCAATTCGCCTGGACAACGATCGAATCAGCGGAGATTCGGCGATGAGGCGACACCGGGACCGTAGATTCGGCGGATAGGACCCAGGAGAGAAACGGAAGAGCGGGCCTAAATCGATCGTACGGCGTCGTAATCCGTGGGGTATGTTCGATCAAGGCTTGGCGAGATAGGAGTCGAAAACGCGAACCTTCTCGAAAGAAGCCTTGTTCTCCTCGACGAACCGGTCATGACGCGGATGTTCGAGATAATGGGCTTTCGCCGCCTTATTCTCGAAGACGACGTGCAGGGCGATGTCGAAATCCTTGACGCTGACCCCCGCCTCTTCGACGTCATCAGCATAGGTGCCGACGGAGAAATAAGTGACCCCTTCATGGTTGGTCAAGTTCTTCTGGCACGAGGCGATGAAGGCATCTCGGGCAGCCTGGCTGTGGTCCTTCAAGGTGAAGAACACCATGTGGGCCAGGGGGACATTGTCCGCCCGGGGAAGCAGCCTCGCGCCGGCGTCGACAGCCAGGCCGACCGTGAGCAATAAGGGCAGGACGAGGAAGACAGTCGGGGTCATCGCACGCATCATCCAACCCTCCGAAATTCGAGCCGAGCGGCCGAAGGCCAACATCCGGCTGGCCATCATGAACGGTCAAAGGGGCCGCCGCAAGCGATCCGGGCGACCATCAATCGGCCATGCCCTCAAGCCTCTCCCAACGCGCATAAGCAATCGCCAGGTCGGCCTGGATCCTGGACAGCTGCGCCGTGGTCTCGGCGATCTCGGCGCGATCCTTCCGATAGAAGGACGGGTCGCCCATCAGACCCTGGTGACGCGTCAATTCGGCTTCCATGGCCTCGAT
It encodes:
- a CDS encoding 2,3-bisphosphoglycerate-independent phosphoglycerate mutase: MSMHDLIRQLRESNGSKIVMLVADGLGGLPIEAGGKTELEAARTPNLDALAAEGTVGLSTPVAPGITPGSGPGHLGLFGYDPLTNNIGRGVLEALGIGVEVGPRDVAIRGNFCTIDAEGRVTDRRAGRIPTEVCEQLVAKLRAGVAIEGVEVLVEPVREYRLVVRFRADGLSDNVADTDPLTAGLQTLEPLAGDKASEKTAAIAAEFLRQAKEILKDEHPANFLMLRGFATFPKIETMEAVYGLKSVAIAVYPMYRGLARLVGMTVVEPGKTLADQFEVARENWEKYDFFFIHYKYTDSTGEDGDFARKVAMIEALDAEIPQLRALNPDVLIVTGDHSTPSRMKSHSFHPVPTLLWAPERVRPDFVTTFGERPCLQGGLGQFLAKDLIPLALAHAGRLQKFGA
- a CDS encoding Dabb family protein, with the protein product MRAMTPTVFLVLPLLLTVGLAVDAGARLLPRADNVPLAHMVFFTLKDHSQAARDAFIASCQKNLTNHEGVTYFSVGTYADDVEEAGVSVKDFDIALHVVFENKAAKAHYLEHPRHDRFVEENKASFEKVRVFDSYLAKP
- a CDS encoding Gfo/Idh/MocA family oxidoreductase: MKIAIIGCGFVADFYLQSLRLYPSLELEGVFDRDLARGRRFAAFYSVGRVYTSLDEILDDRSIDLVLNLTNPRDHYAISKACLTSGKSVYSEKPLAMEFDQARELVVLAEKTGVQIACAPGSILGETAQSIWHALRANVVGNVRLVYAEMDDGMVFKAPYQHWKSSSGTPWPYKDEFEVGCTLEHAGYYVNWLTAFFGPATSVTAFSSCLYPDKTPGEPLDQLSPDFSVACIRFASGTVARLTCSLIAPEDQRLRFFGDEGILSTKHAWNYREPVRVSKLIRIRRKLLVSPFGRKYPLVRLSGIPAPIRKAHPMEFSRAPALMAAAIEAKQPSPIPMDYCLHNNEIALAIHHALELSDTVRLTTSFEPLQPLPLA
- the surE gene encoding 5'/3'-nucleotidase SurE, which produces MFLLTNDDGIDAPGLAALEAAVLGLGPASVVAPASAYSGCGHVVTTHGAIAYEGRGDGRTAVHGTPADCVRLALHGLTRGVTWILSGINSGGNLGADIHHSGTVAAVREGVLHGIPGVAFSHYLVRGRTVDWEQASRWTALVLQTLRSRPPAPGSFWNVNFPHPASLDPEQSIPEIVFCEADPSPLPLDYLIDEGKAFYRGDYHTRQRRPGLDVDVCFGGRIAISNVLALGAGPDTTDRDGARD
- a CDS encoding cupin domain-containing protein, whose translation is MSEVSRRGFFGTAAAASLLAAVSKAEAGDTSFQNNVPDEILAGKELPTFKFELEKSEGKVIGGSSGKEATVKQLPISKGLAGVSMRLEPGAMREMHWHATAAEWAFVIEGRVRTTAISPEGNSETNEFEPGDVWYFPRGHGHMLQCLGEKPCHFILIFDNGYFSEFGTFSITDWLGHVPKTLLAKNFGLPESAFDGFPTDEVYFARGPIPDESTPPNLQGAMVSPPESHKFQLLAQEPHSVHKGGREWRLGQDRFPIARTVTGVILDLEPGGLRELHWHPNADEWQYVIEGHVSVTLFGSHGRYRTETLDKGDVGYIPQGYGHSIENVGSKPCRVLIGFNTGHYQAIDLSTWIAGNPTQVLSTNFSKPETLFERFPHERVFIADKDGSSSQRQKSKD
- the rsmH gene encoding 16S rRNA (cytosine(1402)-N(4))-methyltransferase RsmH, with product MTDSDSSKPGRRPRYSGKNPRQFHEKYKELRPELYTDEAAKVLARGRTPAGTHRPILVREIMEVLSPRPGETAVDCTLGYGGHSQELLAAVQPNGRLIAIDIDPIELPVTEARLRGLGFPEDSLVVRRTNYAGIAQVLAAEAPAGVDVILADLGLSSMQIDDPGRGFTFKSEGPLDMRMNPRQGKPASERLAEWGIVELASLLVENADETQPHEVAGAILRAQGRAPLTTTQSLAAAVRNAFRGRDLLPGAAADEAVRRAFQAIRIAVNDEFGSLDAFLRVLPSCLRPGGRIAILTFHSGEDRRVKLAFKRGFENGIYGAVSKTVVRAAADERRSNPRSTSAKLRFASRGPSSVNLVESS
- a CDS encoding Gfo/Idh/MocA family oxidoreductase; the protein is MPKQKIRWGILATGRVAQQFARGLSVLPDAELMAVGSRNLSSAKLFADAYGIPKVHGSYEALAADPEVDIIYVATPHIRHARDCRLVLEAGKPVLCEKPFAVSAIEAGSVIALARSKGLFCMEAMWMRFMPLIAEVKALISDGAIGRPELLTADFGYAAAYDPKDRLFDRSLAGGCLLDRGIYPLSLAYQLFGNPSSVSGQATMTAGGVDRSVGIVLKYADGPLAVLTSTLIAMTSNEAVITGATGEIRIHAPFYHPTRLTITVRKPATPTPTELPAALSTKQKLLLAVKESALGQRLLASRGRGGKSRTIFRPDNGNGYHHEAAEAMRCLREGITESDRMPLGDTLGVLKLMDTLRRDWNLSYPGEVHE